Proteins from a single region of Methyloterricola oryzae:
- a CDS encoding Rieske 2Fe-2S domain-containing protein yields the protein MYTKACDESELRQGKYEVVAVNRTLMLIVWPEGDTPHAYQGLCPHDREPLADAHFNGSILTCRHHDWEFKGNTGACIKGKPCLLAEYPLKIENGEVFVETDGVEPNYVNYS from the coding sequence ATGTATACCAAAGCCTGTGACGAGAGCGAGCTTCGGCAGGGCAAGTATGAAGTGGTGGCGGTGAATCGCACCCTGATGCTGATCGTCTGGCCGGAAGGCGACACGCCCCACGCCTATCAGGGCCTGTGTCCCCACGACCGTGAACCCCTGGCCGACGCCCATTTCAACGGCAGCATCCTGACCTGCCGGCACCACGATTGGGAGTTCAAGGGCAATACGGGCGCCTGCATCAAGGGTAAGCCCTGCCTCTTGGCGGAATATCCCCTGAAGATCGAAAACGGCGAGGTGTTCGTCGAGACCGACGGCGTCGAGCCCAATTACGTGAATTATTCGTAG
- a CDS encoding ArsC/Spx/MgsR family protein, giving the protein MATITFYEKPGCANNAKQKRLLMEAGHSLIVYNLLDTRWEGPELRSFFGDRPVAEWFNRAAPRVKSGEIVPEALDADEALELMLAEPLLIRRPLMQCGEWREAGFEPQRLGTWLVPETHAELGELERCSRSHHCPAPGEDR; this is encoded by the coding sequence ATGGCCACCATCACCTTTTACGAAAAGCCCGGCTGTGCCAACAACGCGAAACAGAAGCGCCTGCTCATGGAGGCAGGCCATTCGCTGATCGTGTACAACCTGCTGGACACCCGCTGGGAAGGCCCGGAGCTCCGGTCCTTCTTCGGTGATCGCCCCGTGGCGGAGTGGTTCAACCGCGCCGCCCCGCGCGTGAAGTCCGGCGAAATTGTCCCGGAAGCACTGGACGCCGATGAGGCGCTCGAGCTGATGCTGGCCGAACCCCTGCTGATCCGCCGCCCGCTGATGCAATGCGGCGAGTGGCGCGAGGCGGGTTTCGAACCGCAGCGGCTCGGCACCTGGCTGGTGCCGGAGACCCACGCTGAACTCGGCGAACTGGAACGCTGCTCGCGCAGCCATCACTGCCCGGCACCGGGCGAGGACCGCTGA